The Portunus trituberculatus isolate SZX2019 unplaced genomic scaffold, ASM1759143v1 PGA_scaffold_463__1_contigs__length_14928, whole genome shotgun sequence genome has a window encoding:
- the LOC123500662 gene encoding histone H4, which translates to MTGRGKGGKGLGKGGAKRHRKVLRDNIQGITKPAIRRLARRGGVKRISGLIYEETRGVLKVFLENVIRDAVTYTEHAKRKTVTAMDVVYALKRQGRTLYGFGG; encoded by the coding sequence atgactggccgcggcaagggaggcaagggacttggaaagggaggagccaaGCGTCACCGTAAGGTTCTGCGTGACAACATCCAGGGCATCACCAAGCCCGCTATCCGTCGGTTGGCTCGCCGAGGCGGCGTCAAGCGCATCTCCGGTCTCATCTACGAGGAGACTCGTGGGGTGCTAAAGGTGTTCCTCGAGAACGTCATCAGGGATGCCGTCACCTACACCGAGCACGCCAAGCGCAAGACAGTCACTGCCATGGACGTCGTCTACGCCCTCAAGCGTCAGGGACGTACCCTCTACGGATTTGGCGGTTAA